One Benincasa hispida cultivar B227 chromosome 5, ASM972705v1, whole genome shotgun sequence genomic window carries:
- the LOC120078559 gene encoding protein TIC 21, chloroplastic, which translates to MQSLLSPVARSGPFPAAAAVYSSDLHLSRFHRRPFSVRHSSNLNSPPNSLSSFNAVRSSSSSSLLLLKTFGTLEHRRGQFFSETHASSSPISPAVPPNDEADKAKLAQVAKRLEKTSKYFKRLGSLGFWGQLVCTIVAAVILSFSVVITGKITSPATFYATAGGIVAAFISVFWSFGYIRLSDKLQRTANQPSKAPPRADVVNSLRNGIVVNLLGMGAAILGMQATVGLLVAKALTSSAIPYYQGASPGNSPVLALDVFLVQASANTILSHFLGLVFSLELLRSVTLPATDSIPIPRIA; encoded by the exons ATGCAGTCGCTACTCTCGCCGGTAGCTCGCAGCGGTCCATTCCCGGCCGCCGCCGCAGTTTATTCATCGGATTTACATCTCAGCCGCTTCCATCGCCGGCCCTTCTCTGTCCGCCACTCGTCCAATCTCAATTCTCCTCCCAATTCCCTCTCTTCATTTAATGCCGTTcgatcctcttcttcttcttcgttgttGCTTTTGAAGACTTTTGGTACTCTGGAGCATAGAAGAGGACAGTTTTTCTCGGAAACACACGCTTCTTCTAGTCCCATTTCCCCGGCGGTTCCCCCAAATGATGAGGCTGATAAGGCAAAACTGGCTCAG GTGGCAAAGAGATTAGAGAAGACATCGAAGTATTTCAAGAGGTTGGGTAGTCTCGGATTTTGGGGACAGTTGGTGTGCACAATTGTCGCTGCCGTCATTCTTTCATTCTCTGTTGTCATCACCGGGAAAATTACATCACCTGCCACTTTTTATGCTACTGCTGGGGGTATTGTGGCAGCTTTCATTTCTGTATTTTGGTCCTTTGGTTACATTCGGCTTTCTGATAAACTTCAACGGACTGCAAATCAACCGTCCAAG GCTCCTCCCCGAGCCGATGTTGTGAATAGCCTAAGAAATGGGATAGTAGTGAACCTACTGGGCATGGGTGCTGCCATTCTGGGGATGCAAGCAACGGTGGGATTGTTAGTTGCCAAGGCTCTTACATCCTCAGCAATTCCATATTACCAGGGAGCCTCCCCTGGGAATAGCCCTGTTCTTGCTTTGGATGTATTCCTAGTACAG GCTTCTGCGAACACTATTCTCTCTCATTTCCTGGGGCTCGTTTTCTCATTGGAGCTACTGCGCTCGGTGACATTACCTGCTACAGATAGTATTCCTATTCCCCGAATAGCATAA